The following coding sequences are from one Hymenobacter sp. DG25A window:
- a CDS encoding type IX secretion system membrane protein PorP/SprF encodes MKRALPFLLLPLLLAAAPVLAQQQAQYSQYMNNNYILNPGTTGVEDYIDVKFSYRTQWTGLEGAPKTYYASASSSLGKWRSTSKRTIRDRRRPFHAIGGLVYRDETGPTSRTGAYASYAYNLVLRPDLRVALGLSAGMQQFAVDGQKLRFFDPTTQAGSASSQVLDGSVGLWLYSSRFYLGLSGAQLLGNQLNFSYGPGLQGEGAPGNTLKRHYFATGGVRLPLNDDWSLVPSVLVKAVNPAPLSVDVNAKLKYQDLLWIGASWRAFDSAVAIVGLSYEQFTLGYSYDAGLSELAGYHGGSHEVLLGLRLKKKTQVVCANRFW; translated from the coding sequence ATGAAAAGAGCCCTACCCTTCCTGCTGCTCCCGCTGCTACTGGCCGCGGCGCCGGTTCTGGCCCAGCAGCAGGCGCAGTACAGCCAGTACATGAACAACAATTACATCCTGAACCCGGGCACCACCGGGGTGGAGGATTACATTGATGTCAAGTTCAGCTACCGCACGCAGTGGACGGGCCTGGAGGGGGCACCCAAAACCTACTACGCCAGTGCCAGCTCCTCGCTGGGCAAGTGGCGCAGCACCAGCAAGCGCACCATTCGGGACCGGCGGCGCCCATTCCACGCCATAGGCGGCCTGGTATATAGAGATGAAACCGGGCCCACCAGCCGGACGGGGGCCTACGCATCCTACGCCTACAATCTGGTGCTGCGGCCCGACCTGCGGGTGGCGCTGGGCCTCTCGGCGGGCATGCAGCAGTTTGCCGTGGATGGGCAGAAGCTGCGTTTTTTCGACCCTACTACCCAGGCAGGTAGCGCCTCCTCGCAGGTGCTGGATGGGTCGGTGGGTTTATGGTTGTACAGTTCCCGCTTTTATCTGGGCCTGTCGGGGGCGCAGCTGCTGGGCAATCAGCTTAATTTCTCCTACGGGCCCGGCCTGCAGGGCGAAGGCGCGCCCGGCAACACGTTGAAGCGGCACTACTTCGCCACGGGCGGGGTGCGGCTGCCGCTCAACGATGACTGGTCGCTGGTACCTTCAGTGCTGGTGAAAGCCGTGAACCCGGCCCCGCTCTCGGTTGACGTCAACGCCAAGCTCAAGTACCAGGACCTGCTGTGGATCGGTGCCTCTTGGCGTGCCTTCGACTCGGCTGTGGCTATCGTAGGCCTCAGCTACGAGCAGTTCACGCTGGGCTATTCCTACGATGCCGGCCTTTCCGAGCTGGCCGGCTACCACGGCGGCAGCCACGAGGTGCTACTGGGTTTGCGGCTGAAGAAGAAAACCCAGGTGGTGTGTGCTAATCGGTTCTGGTAG
- a CDS encoding gliding motility-associated C-terminal domain-containing protein, with translation MPTELAHPTLFPTRVSSWPGQRAGIRSRRPTKWLLTLLLLLLSGAATTALAQGTPPPPPECAADEKFANTWYFGFKAGLDFNQASADSLPKVLTDGAMDAPAGSGVMSDKDGKILFYSNGETVWNGDGTVMTNGTGLAGNRFTTDGPLPIRKPGITQPGQPTRYLLFTLDSTVGLSYSEIDIPAGGGPGTVIAATKNTPLARGTAEKITGVFHKNGCDIWVITHGWGDAKTGNDNRGDAFLAYRVTVTGVQPAPIISTVGSLHAPSKSPVGYKGQMKVTPDGQRLALARYSEVVGDSSSTVELFGFDTGTGQVSANPQVPYVVESGAGKYYGVGFSPGSYLYATVRNPAKLLQFDISGNVPVTKQDIPLKQKTPADLGSMQAAPDGKIYVARDNQPALGFIPYPDSLGAKVGYADDSLQLGGRLSGLGLVNFNQSSLLRVGPSAEITGCRQITFMAPPIDFDGKTYAWSFGDGATSNVENPVHTYATPGNYTVTLRITTACFCRESSGIIQVPALPKPGSIAGPQTLCAGTAPDTLTSTVSASGDAGLPLVYQWERSTNNTTFTAISGATGETYLPPASLPNGTTYFRRRAQLLLPNRPAPYCTPTFTASVAIKVLPALTAGSIAANQTVCAGTKPAPLTSTTAATGGTGTFAYQWESSVDNVTWAAIPGATSATYAPRGLTTTTYYRRQVRSGTCTTVSSNTVKLTVLPALSAGSIATSQALCAGGTAAPLTSEAPATGGTGSFVYQWESSKDKVTWTPISGATRPTYAPGRLNATTYYRRRVTSGSACAPVLSNVVTITVTPALTAGTIGANQTLCLGATPARLTSTAAATGGTGAFTYQWESSPNNSNWTPIAGATGTSYAPGPLTATTYYRRQVISGPCGPVYSPSIVLTALPALSAGSIAASQDICAGATPAPLTSRAPATGGTGNFVYQWESSTDNVTWRSVSGAVGTTYSPGPLTTTTSFRRRVTSGTGTCATAVSNEVTVTVQPVVKPGVTLAAPPTQCTGTALVFTAVPTNAGTSPTFRWFVNNAAVASGPTFTSSTLVTGDQVRVEVTPTAGLCSAGPAVATVTVTRTPTPQPTLSIAVQPGGPVCPGAPLTFRIASVTNAGPAPTYQWLVNNNAVGGATGPVFTSTTLREGQIVTLRLRTTNVCGQSVTAVSNEVAVRISPPVDVDAGPDKEILAGSSVILEGRADGTYPVTWTPATGLTISPNAPLRPVASPTETTTYTLSAGEGGCADFDQVTVTVRPAIRIPNAFTPNGDGRDDTWQIEFIEQFPDNTVSVFNRWGNRIFSANNYSRANEWRGDINGKPAPVGTYYYVVETKGPLGRSYSGSITILY, from the coding sequence ATGCCCACCGAGCTAGCGCATCCTACCCTTTTTCCTACCAGGGTTTCTTCCTGGCCCGGCCAGCGGGCAGGCATCAGGAGTCGGCGGCCGACTAAATGGCTGCTAACGCTGCTGCTTCTACTGCTGAGCGGCGCGGCCACTACAGCACTAGCACAGGGCACGCCGCCCCCGCCCCCGGAGTGCGCGGCCGATGAGAAGTTTGCCAACACGTGGTACTTCGGCTTTAAGGCGGGGCTGGACTTCAACCAGGCCTCTGCCGACTCCCTCCCGAAGGTGCTTACTGATGGGGCGATGGATGCCCCCGCCGGCTCGGGGGTGATGTCGGATAAGGACGGCAAGATTCTCTTTTACAGCAACGGCGAAACCGTTTGGAACGGCGACGGCACCGTGATGACCAACGGCACAGGGCTGGCGGGCAACCGCTTCACTACCGACGGCCCCCTGCCCATCAGGAAGCCGGGCATAACTCAGCCGGGCCAACCAACGCGCTACCTGCTCTTCACCCTGGATAGCACCGTGGGCCTGAGCTATTCAGAAATAGATATTCCCGCAGGTGGTGGACCGGGCACCGTCATCGCCGCCACCAAAAACACGCCCCTGGCTCGCGGTACGGCGGAGAAAATAACGGGCGTATTTCATAAAAACGGCTGCGACATCTGGGTTATCACGCACGGCTGGGGTGATGCCAAAACCGGCAATGACAACCGGGGCGACGCCTTTCTGGCCTACCGCGTAACGGTGACCGGCGTGCAGCCTGCTCCCATTATTTCGACCGTCGGCAGCCTGCACGCGCCGAGCAAGTCGCCCGTAGGCTACAAAGGCCAGATGAAGGTGACCCCCGATGGCCAGCGGCTGGCCCTGGCCCGCTACAGTGAAGTGGTAGGCGACAGCAGCAGCACCGTCGAACTGTTTGGGTTTGATACCGGCACGGGTCAGGTTAGCGCCAACCCACAGGTGCCGTACGTGGTGGAAAGCGGCGCAGGGAAATACTACGGGGTGGGGTTTTCGCCTGGCAGCTACCTCTACGCCACAGTGCGCAACCCGGCCAAACTGCTGCAATTTGATATCAGCGGCAACGTGCCGGTAACCAAGCAGGACATTCCGCTCAAGCAGAAGACCCCGGCCGACCTGGGCTCGATGCAGGCCGCGCCCGATGGCAAGATTTACGTGGCCCGCGACAACCAACCCGCGCTGGGCTTCATTCCCTACCCCGACTCGCTGGGAGCCAAGGTCGGCTACGCCGACGATAGCCTGCAACTGGGCGGCCGCCTGAGTGGCCTGGGCCTGGTCAACTTCAATCAAAGCTCCCTGCTGCGCGTGGGGCCTAGCGCAGAGATAACGGGTTGTCGACAAATCACCTTCATGGCCCCGCCCATTGACTTTGACGGGAAGACTTATGCCTGGTCGTTTGGCGACGGTGCCACCTCAAACGTTGAGAATCCCGTTCATACTTACGCTACGCCCGGTAACTACACCGTGACGCTACGCATCACGACGGCGTGCTTTTGCCGCGAAAGCTCGGGCATTATCCAGGTGCCGGCCCTGCCCAAGCCGGGTAGCATTGCCGGCCCTCAGACCCTGTGCGCGGGAACCGCGCCGGATACGCTCACCAGCACCGTCAGCGCTTCGGGTGACGCCGGGCTGCCGCTCGTTTACCAGTGGGAAAGGTCAACGAATAACACCACCTTTACCGCTATCAGCGGGGCAACCGGCGAGACTTACCTGCCACCAGCCTCGCTACCGAATGGCACCACTTATTTCCGGCGGCGCGCCCAACTGCTTCTGCCCAATCGGCCAGCTCCTTACTGTACCCCCACCTTTACCGCCTCGGTAGCCATCAAGGTTCTGCCGGCTCTGACTGCAGGCAGCATTGCGGCTAACCAAACCGTGTGCGCGGGCACCAAACCGGCTCCCCTTACCAGCACCACGGCGGCCACGGGCGGCACCGGCACCTTTGCTTACCAGTGGGAATCTTCGGTAGATAATGTAACCTGGGCAGCCATACCGGGCGCCACTTCTGCAACATACGCACCCCGCGGCCTCACCACTACCACCTACTACCGGCGCCAGGTGCGTTCCGGCACCTGCACTACTGTGTCTTCCAATACCGTGAAGCTAACTGTGCTACCCGCTCTTTCGGCCGGCAGCATTGCCACCAGCCAGGCCCTCTGTGCGGGCGGAACCGCTGCCCCTCTCACCAGCGAAGCCCCGGCCACGGGCGGCACGGGCAGTTTTGTGTATCAGTGGGAATCATCCAAGGATAAGGTGACGTGGACGCCCATCAGCGGGGCCACCAGGCCGACGTATGCGCCGGGCCGCCTGAATGCTACCACCTATTACCGGCGGCGGGTAACGTCGGGCAGTGCCTGTGCTCCGGTCCTGTCCAATGTCGTTACCATTACCGTAACACCGGCCCTGACGGCCGGTACCATCGGGGCCAACCAGACGCTGTGCCTGGGCGCTACGCCGGCCCGCCTTACCAGCACCGCAGCAGCCACAGGCGGCACGGGTGCCTTTACCTACCAGTGGGAATCAAGCCCGAATAACTCCAACTGGACGCCCATTGCCGGCGCTACCGGCACCAGCTACGCGCCCGGTCCGCTTACGGCCACTACCTACTACCGCCGTCAGGTAATTTCGGGCCCTTGCGGACCGGTGTATTCGCCTTCCATCGTTCTGACGGCCCTGCCCGCGCTGAGTGCGGGCAGTATTGCGGCCAGCCAGGATATCTGTGCGGGTGCCACGCCGGCGCCCCTCACCAGCAGGGCCCCGGCTACGGGCGGCACGGGCAATTTCGTTTACCAATGGGAATCCTCGACGGATAATGTAACCTGGAGGTCCGTGAGCGGGGCGGTGGGCACAACTTACTCGCCGGGCCCGCTCACAACTACCACTTCCTTCCGGCGCCGGGTAACCTCGGGCACGGGCACCTGTGCCACGGCCGTTTCCAACGAAGTAACGGTGACAGTGCAGCCCGTGGTGAAACCGGGCGTGACGCTGGCGGCACCACCCACACAGTGCACTGGTACGGCGCTGGTCTTTACGGCGGTGCCGACCAACGCAGGCACTTCACCTACTTTCCGCTGGTTTGTGAACAACGCAGCCGTGGCCAGCGGGCCCACGTTTACCAGCAGCACGCTGGTCACCGGCGACCAGGTACGGGTGGAGGTGACGCCCACGGCGGGGCTGTGCAGCGCGGGTCCGGCCGTGGCCACGGTTACGGTAACGCGCACGCCCACGCCGCAGCCTACCCTCAGCATTGCGGTGCAGCCGGGCGGGCCGGTTTGCCCGGGCGCGCCGCTCACGTTTCGTATTGCCAGTGTGACCAACGCTGGTCCGGCCCCCACCTATCAGTGGCTGGTGAATAACAATGCCGTGGGAGGCGCTACGGGCCCGGTCTTCACCAGCACTACGCTGCGGGAGGGCCAGATTGTGACGCTGCGTCTGCGCACCACCAACGTGTGCGGACAGTCCGTTACGGCCGTTTCCAATGAGGTGGCGGTGCGTATTAGCCCACCGGTGGACGTGGATGCCGGCCCGGACAAGGAGATTCTGGCGGGCTCCTCCGTTATTCTGGAAGGTCGCGCCGATGGCACCTACCCGGTCACGTGGACGCCGGCCACGGGGCTGACCATTTCGCCTAACGCCCCGCTACGGCCGGTGGCCTCGCCCACGGAAACTACCACCTATACCCTCTCGGCCGGTGAAGGCGGTTGCGCCGACTTCGACCAGGTGACAGTGACCGTGCGCCCAGCCATTCGCATTCCTAACGCCTTCACGCCCAACGGCGACGGCCGCGACGACACCTGGCAGATAGAGTTCATCGAGCAGTTCCCCGACAATACCGTGAGTGTGTTCAACCGCTGGGGCAACCGCATCTTCTCCGCCAATAACTACAGCCGGGCCAATGAGTGGCGCGGCGACATCAACGGCAAGCCCGCGCCGGTGGGCACCTACTACTACGTAGTGGAGACCAAGGGGCCGCTGGGCCGGTCGTACAGCGGCTCGATTACGATTTTGTATTGA
- a CDS encoding SRPBCC family protein: MHLLLRTHVAQPPAQVWQGFTRELFLALAPPFPPFHLLRFDGCQRGDRVEIEIGAGPLRHRWTSLIIEHGIMPDGTYYFVDEGQELPPPLGYWRHRHLLEPAPGGGTYIVEDIEYRSLFRWLEAALYPVIWAQFAWRRPIYRRLLGAGAR; this comes from the coding sequence ATGCACCTCCTTCTTCGCACTCATGTTGCCCAACCACCTGCCCAGGTCTGGCAGGGCTTCACGCGGGAGCTGTTCCTGGCACTGGCTCCGCCATTCCCGCCCTTCCACCTGTTGCGGTTTGATGGCTGCCAGCGCGGCGACCGGGTGGAAATAGAAATAGGTGCCGGACCATTGCGTCACCGCTGGACCTCCCTCATTATCGAGCACGGCATTATGCCCGATGGCACCTATTATTTCGTTGATGAAGGCCAGGAACTGCCGCCGCCGCTGGGCTATTGGCGGCACCGGCATCTGTTGGAACCCGCGCCGGGGGGCGGCACCTATATCGTAGAGGATATCGAATACCGCTCCCTGTTCCGGTGGCTGGAAGCGGCGCTGTACCCCGTTATCTGGGCGCAGTTTGCCTGGCGCCGGCCTATTTACCGGCGGCTACTTGGTGCCGGGGCGCGCTAG
- a CDS encoding GNAT family N-acetyltransferase, whose translation MSAAVEIIAYRPEHQAAFRDLNHEWITTYFSLEEPDKRMLDDPQGYILDPGGYIFMARYQDQTVGTCALIREPDGNFELAKMAVSPKAQGLGIGYRLGQAAIDQAWAAGAHHVELLSNRKLTPALTLYRKLGFAEAPLSPSEYQRADIRMVLARPGTK comes from the coding sequence ATGTCTGCCGCCGTCGAAATCATTGCCTACCGTCCCGAGCACCAGGCGGCCTTCCGCGACCTGAACCACGAGTGGATTACTACCTATTTCAGCCTGGAAGAGCCGGACAAGCGCATGCTCGACGACCCGCAAGGCTACATCCTGGACCCGGGCGGCTATATTTTCATGGCCCGCTATCAGGACCAGACGGTGGGCACCTGCGCCCTCATCCGGGAGCCCGACGGCAACTTTGAGCTGGCAAAAATGGCGGTTTCGCCTAAAGCCCAGGGTTTGGGCATCGGGTACCGGCTGGGGCAGGCGGCTATTGACCAGGCCTGGGCCGCCGGGGCCCACCACGTAGAGCTGCTCTCCAACCGCAAGCTTACGCCCGCCCTCACCCTGTACCGCAAGCTCGGCTTCGCGGAAGCACCCCTCTCCCCTTCTGAGTATCAGCGGGCCGATATCCGGATGGTGCTAGCGCGCCCCGGCACCAAGTAG
- a CDS encoding class I SAM-dependent rRNA methyltransferase, producing the protein MSATLTLKPGKDQSLRRLHPWVFSGAIARMQGEVVEGEVVSVLAANGELLGVGHYAPGSIAVRMLDFGTEAQLPDAAFWEQKLRNAYQLRQRLGLTGTGNTNVYRLIHAEGDGLPGLIIDVYGDTAVVQAHSAGMYKARPLIAAALQVVLGENLRAIYDKSAETVPAKAAPDAQNGYLLGESTGQEHVVEENGHRFAVDWETGQKTGFFIDQRDNRALLARYAPGRRVLNTFCYTGGFSVYALQAGAELVHSVDSSKKAIELTNRNAELSGLQEKHEAYAQDVFSFLKDRHNQYDLIVLDPPAFAKHLSARHNALMGYKRLNVAGIKQIAPGGLLFTFSCSQVVSMELFEGAIMAAAIEAGRPARILHRLTQPADHPVSLFHPEGEYLKGLVLAVD; encoded by the coding sequence ATGTCTGCCACGCTCACGCTCAAACCCGGTAAAGATCAATCCCTGCGACGCCTGCATCCGTGGGTGTTTTCGGGCGCCATTGCCCGGATGCAGGGCGAGGTAGTGGAGGGCGAAGTAGTGAGCGTACTGGCCGCCAACGGCGAGCTGCTGGGTGTGGGCCACTACGCCCCCGGCTCCATTGCCGTGCGCATGCTCGATTTCGGTACCGAGGCCCAGCTGCCCGATGCCGCTTTCTGGGAGCAGAAGCTGCGCAACGCCTACCAGCTGCGTCAGCGCCTGGGCCTCACTGGCACCGGCAACACCAACGTGTACCGCCTCATCCACGCCGAGGGCGACGGCCTACCCGGTTTGATTATTGACGTGTACGGCGACACGGCCGTGGTGCAGGCGCACAGCGCCGGCATGTACAAAGCCCGCCCCCTCATTGCCGCCGCTCTGCAAGTCGTGTTAGGCGAAAACCTGCGCGCCATCTACGATAAGAGCGCCGAAACCGTACCCGCCAAAGCTGCCCCCGATGCTCAGAACGGCTATCTACTGGGCGAAAGCACCGGCCAGGAGCATGTGGTAGAAGAAAACGGCCACCGCTTTGCCGTGGATTGGGAAACCGGCCAGAAAACCGGCTTCTTCATTGACCAGCGCGACAACCGCGCCCTGCTGGCCCGCTACGCCCCCGGCCGCCGCGTGCTGAACACGTTCTGCTACACCGGCGGCTTCTCCGTGTATGCCCTGCAGGCCGGCGCCGAGCTGGTGCACTCCGTAGACTCCAGCAAAAAAGCCATTGAGCTGACCAACCGCAACGCCGAGCTGAGTGGCCTGCAGGAAAAGCACGAAGCCTACGCCCAGGACGTGTTCAGCTTCCTGAAAGACCGCCACAACCAGTACGACCTTATCGTGCTGGACCCCCCCGCCTTTGCCAAGCACCTCTCCGCCCGCCACAATGCCCTGATGGGCTACAAACGCCTGAATGTGGCCGGTATTAAGCAGATTGCACCCGGCGGCCTGCTGTTTACGTTCAGCTGTTCACAGGTAGTTAGCATGGAGCTGTTTGAGGGCGCCATTATGGCCGCCGCCATTGAGGCCGGCCGTCCCGCCCGCATCCTGCACCGCCTCACCCAGCCCGCCGACCACCCCGTCAGCCTCTTCCACCCGGAAGGGGAGTACCTGAAAGGGCTGGTGCTGGCAGTGGATTAA